In Streptococcus parapneumoniae, the genomic stretch TCAAAAGATTCATTCGGCAGAAGAGGCAGTCTTGCGCATCCGTGAGCGAGGACAGAAGAATCAGGCTCAAAAAAGCAGTAAACCCAGTCCTGCCAAGTCCAATGTACCCAAGTGGAGCAATCCAGATTATAAGAATGAAACCAGCGAGGAAACTCGTCTGGAACTGGAACGTAAGAAACAAGAACTATTAGCTCGATTAGAAAAAGGAGGAGATTAGATGGAAAGTGTCGGAGACGTACTCAAACGTCAACCTAGCCGTTTTCATTATCAAGATTTGGTCCAGAAAATCATGAAGGACCCTGATGTTGCGGCCTTTATCCAGCAAGAATCCCTTACTCCAGAGGAATTAAATCGCAGTATCTCCAAGTTTAATCAGTACATCACCGAGCGCGACAAGTTTCTCCGTGGTGATACGGATTATATCGCCAAAGGATACAAGCCGATTTTGGTTATGAATCATGGCTATGCGGATGTTTCTTATGAAGAAACTCCTGAACTAATCGCGGCTGAAAAAGAAGCGGCTATTAAGAACCGTCTCAAGTTAATCAATCTGCCAGCCAGTCTCAAGAAAGCTAGTCTGGCTCAAGTAGACTTGGATGATTTGGGTCGCTTGCCAGTTTTTGAAAAGCTATTAGCCTTCGTAGAGCAATATCCAGCTATTCGAAAAGGTCTTTACTTATATGGAGATTTTGGTGTGGGCAAAAGTTTTATGGTGGCTGCCTTAGCCCATGATTTGTCAGAAAAACGTGGTGTTTCCTCCACTCTCCTCCACTATCCTAGCTTTGTTATTGATGTCAAAAATGCTATCGGTGATGGTAATGTCAAGACCTTGGTAGATGAGATTAAACTGTCTGAAGTCCTGATTTTAGATGATATTGGTGCCGAGCAATCAACAGCTTGGGTACGTGATGAAATCCTACAAGTCATTCTCCAATATCGGATGCAGGAAAATTTACCGACCTTTTTCACCTCCAACTTCAACTTTGAAGAATTGGAGCAGCATTTCGCTAAAGGGAAACATGGAAATGACGAAACCTGGGAAGCCAGACGCGTCATGGAACGCATCCGTTATTTGGCTGAGGAGACTCGTTTAGAAGGAGTAAACCGTCGATGACAGAGACTATTAAACTGATGAAAGCTCATACTTCAGTGCGTAGATTTAAGGAGCAAGCCCTTCCTCAGGAAGACTTGACTGAAATCCTGACAGCAGCCCAGATGGCTTCGTCTTGGAAGAATTTTCAATCCTACTCTGTGATTGTAGTGCGAAGTCAAGAGAAGAAAGATGCCCTGTATGAATTGGTACCTCAAGAAGCCATTCGCCAGTCAGCTGTTTTTCTTCTTTTTGTCGGAGATTTGAACCGAGCAGAAAAGGGAGCACGACTTCATACCGATACTTTCCAACCACAAGGTGTGGAAGGCCTCTTGATTAGTTCGGTCGATGCAGCTCTTGCTGGTCAAAATGCCCTGCTGGCAGCTGAAAGTTTAGGCTATGGCGGTGTCATTATTGGCTTGGTGCGGTACAAGTCAGAAGAAGTGGCAGAGCTCTTTAACCTGCCTGACTACACCTATCCTGTCTTTGGGATGGCGCTGGGTCTTCCAAATGAAGAACATGAAGTCAAACCTCGCTTGCCATTGAATCAAGTGGTGTTTGAGGAAGAATATCAGGAACAAACAGTTGATGTGATTGCGGCTTATGACCGTGTACAGGCTGACTATGCTGGGGCGCGTGCGACCACAAGCTGGAGTCAGCGCCTAGCAGAACAGTTTGGTCAAGCTGAACCAAGCTCAACTAGAAGAAATCTTGAACAGAAGAAGTTATTGTAGAAAGTGAGAAATTATGGCCCTACCAACTATTGCCATTGTAGGACGTCCCAATGTTGGGAAATCAACCCTATTTAATCGGATCGCTGGTGAGCGAATCTCCATTGTAGAAGATGTCGAAGGAGTGACACGTGACCGTATCTATGCAACGGGTGAGTGGCTCAATCGTTCTTTTAGCATGATTGATACAGGAGGAATCGATGATGTCGATGCTCCTTTCATGGAACAAATCAAGCACCAGGCAGAAATTGCCATGGAAGAAGCAGATGTTATCGTCTTTGTCGTGTCCGGTAAGGAAGGAATTACCGATGCAGACGAATACGTAGCCCGTAAACTTTATAAGACCCACAAACCAGTTATCCTCGCGGTTAACAAGGTGGACAACCCTGAGATGCGAAATGATATCTATGATTTCTATGCCCTCGGTTTGGGTGAACCCCTGCCTATCTCATCTGTCCATGGTATCGGTACAGGGGATGTGCTAGATGCCATCGTAGAAAATCTTCCAAATGAATATGAAGAAGAAAATCCAGATGTGATTAAGTTTAGCCTGATTGGTCGTCCTAACGTTGGAAAATCAAGCTTGATCAATGCTATTTTGGGAGAAGACCGTGTCATTGCTAGTCCTGTTGCTGGAACAACTCGTGACGCCATTGATACCCACTTTACAGATACAGATGGTCAAGAGTTTACCATGATTGATACAGCTGGTATGCGTAAATCTGGTAATGTTTATGAAAATACCGAGAAATACTCTGTCATGCGTGCCATGCGTGCTATTGACCGTTCAGATGTGGTCTTGATGGTCATCAATGCGGAAGAGGGTATCCGTGAATACGACAAGCGTATCGCTGGATTTGCCCACGAAG encodes the following:
- the dnaI gene encoding primosomal protein DnaI, yielding MESVGDVLKRQPSRFHYQDLVQKIMKDPDVAAFIQQESLTPEELNRSISKFNQYITERDKFLRGDTDYIAKGYKPILVMNHGYADVSYEETPELIAAEKEAAIKNRLKLINLPASLKKASLAQVDLDDLGRLPVFEKLLAFVEQYPAIRKGLYLYGDFGVGKSFMVAALAHDLSEKRGVSSTLLHYPSFVIDVKNAIGDGNVKTLVDEIKLSEVLILDDIGAEQSTAWVRDEILQVILQYRMQENLPTFFTSNFNFEELEQHFAKGKHGNDETWEARRVMERIRYLAEETRLEGVNRR
- a CDS encoding NADPH-dependent oxidoreductase — encoded protein: MTETIKLMKAHTSVRRFKEQALPQEDLTEILTAAQMASSWKNFQSYSVIVVRSQEKKDALYELVPQEAIRQSAVFLLFVGDLNRAEKGARLHTDTFQPQGVEGLLISSVDAALAGQNALLAAESLGYGGVIIGLVRYKSEEVAELFNLPDYTYPVFGMALGLPNEEHEVKPRLPLNQVVFEEEYQEQTVDVIAAYDRVQADYAGARATTSWSQRLAEQFGQAEPSSTRRNLEQKKLL
- the der gene encoding ribosome biogenesis GTPase Der, translating into MALPTIAIVGRPNVGKSTLFNRIAGERISIVEDVEGVTRDRIYATGEWLNRSFSMIDTGGIDDVDAPFMEQIKHQAEIAMEEADVIVFVVSGKEGITDADEYVARKLYKTHKPVILAVNKVDNPEMRNDIYDFYALGLGEPLPISSVHGIGTGDVLDAIVENLPNEYEEENPDVIKFSLIGRPNVGKSSLINAILGEDRVIASPVAGTTRDAIDTHFTDTDGQEFTMIDTAGMRKSGNVYENTEKYSVMRAMRAIDRSDVVLMVINAEEGIREYDKRIAGFAHEAGKGMIIVVNKWDTLEKDNHTMKNWEEDIREQFQYLPYAPIIFVSALTKQRLHKLPEMIKQISESQNTRIPSAVLNDVIMDAIAINPTPTDKGKRLKIFYATQVATKPPTFVIFVNEEELMHFSYLRFLENQIRKAFVFEGTPIHLIARKRK